In Hyperolius riggenbachi isolate aHypRig1 chromosome 10, aHypRig1.pri, whole genome shotgun sequence, a genomic segment contains:
- the LOC137535869 gene encoding gastrula zinc finger protein XlCGF66.1-like, giving the protein MDHMTKSLRMDEDQSHMTERIFNLTLEIIYLLTGESFPPVKSGDHVTITVPPPHFLISEGHNKQKILEITRTMMELLTGEVPLRCQDITVYFSMEEWQYIEGHQDLYKDTMMENQPPLTSPDKSSNQNPPERCTGPLYSQDCLQEDPTTPRHYQVGGTECH; this is encoded by the exons atggatcacatgaccaaatcactgaggatggatgaggaccagagtcacatgaccgagaggatattcaacctcaccctggagatcatatatctgctgactggagag AGTTTTcctccagtgaagtctggtgatcatgtgaccatcacggtgcccccacctcacttcctgatatctgagggacacaacaagcagaagattctggaaatcaccaggacgatgatggagctgctgacaggagag gttccttTGAGATGTCAGGATATCAccgtctatttctccatggaggagtggcaatatatagaaggacaccaggacctctacaaggacaccatgatggagaatcagccgcccctcacatcaccgg ataaaTCCAGTAATCAAAACCCAcctgagagatgtacaggtcctctttattcccaggattgtctacAGGAAGATCCCACCACCCCccgccattatcaggtaggtggaactgAGTGTCATTAG